The sequence below is a genomic window from Lepus europaeus isolate LE1 chromosome 9, mLepTim1.pri, whole genome shotgun sequence.
AAACCCCGAGGCCCAGGACCCTTCCTGGACAGCTGTGTCCCCGCCCTCGGTGCCAGCACCAAGGCACTgaggccccccaccccaggctgcttccccgccccctccccgggtcTCCAGGCGTggctgccgcctgcactgcctgagccctcccctgtgtgtgtccgGGTCCAGGTTTGCCTTTCTAGACAGGGGTCCTGGTCACACTGGGCCAGGGGCCGCCCCACTCGCCACAGCTCAGGTTCTGAGCTCCTGCAGGTCGGCACGACCGCACAGTGCAACCCACGGCAGCAGCAAGTACCCTGAATAAATACCACGCCAGCAACACCCAAGCTCAGTCGTGAACGCCACGTCACCCACGCATTTTCCCTTTTTTCCAGGTTACCTCTTGAAATAGGCCTACGGCCCAAACATCCAGTCTCagtctttccctcctctctctccctccctccctccctttctctctctctctctctctctctctctctctctctctctctcatttagaCTTAGTTCTCTCGTTCCTTTTCTGCTTCCCATCACTTAAACAcaagtaaagtttattttttgatGGCCACGCACTGTTATTTCTCCCGGAGAGTTTACGAggcacaatgtgatgttttgattcaCGCACACACTGTGTGACAAGCAAATCAAGACCATCAGCCTTTGCATCAGCTTGAGTTTATGATTTCCTCATGGTGCGGCACTCAGAATCCTGTCTGCTCTGAGATGCACAGCGCTCAACTGCGTCCACCCACCCTGCACGACACCCAAAACTGCCACTTTCAGCTCATAACCTTGTGCCATCTTCCTTCTCAGAACAAACCGAGGCGGCAGGTGGCTTCCGTGGGGCGAGAGGACCGCCTGCGTGAGTCGGGGCCACGGGGCTCCCACGCCAGCTCCGCTCTCAGCCATGCAGGGCAGCCGCCCCGCTGCTCTCCGTCAGAGCTGGACGTACTCCCTCCCCCGGGGGGCGGGgtccccttctcccctcttcctGGCACCGGCCCTGCTGTAGCTGTGAGCTGACATCTCCCTGTGGGTTTCATTAGCTCCTCACTGATCATTAGCGAAGTGGAGCGTTTTCTTCACATACATGTTGGCCATCTGTACAGCTTTTGAAAAAAAGTCACTTCAGATcgtttgctcattttttaattggGCTGTTTTCTTCCTAGAAGTTGCCTGGGCGCCCGTATGTTCTGGTTATAGCGCCTCTGCGAAGGTTCCCGCCCACCCTCGCTGTGGCTGCTCCCCTGGCTGTGCGAAGCCCTTCAGCTGGGTGCAGACCCATGTGACGACTTTGGCTTCCACTGCCTGCACACTGGAGTCCCGAGTGGCAATGTGGTGGGCCACTACCACGTCCACAAACTCCCAAGAGGTCTGAGGTCACACTAACAGAGCGGAAGACCCGTGATTTGAAAACCGGAGAGCTGGATTCAGGCCTAGCTGCCCCCTGAACTGGATACAGGGCTGTGGTTCAGTGTTAAATCCAGCGCAGTTTCCCAGTCACTCTGCAGCTCACGTAAGCCTTAgccctttaaaaagtttttttttttttttaattgtgtttgTTTGTGaggtgtagagagagagacagagaaacagagagaggtcttccatccactgattcactccccaaatggctgcaacattcggagctgcgctgatctgaagccaggacccaggagcttcttctgggtctcccacatgggtgcaggggcccaaggacttgggccgtcttctactgctttcccaggccacagtagagagctggatcgcaagcggagcagctgggtctcgaaccagcacccacatggggtgccggcactgtgggccgAGGCTCAGCCCAGTAcacgcagcgccagccccgagcgTCAGCCTTGGTCAGCTGTAACAGGATGGGGTCGCCCCTGACTTCCCGTGGGCTCCTGCATTGAGCTGCAGGCCCGGTGCTGCCGGACACCGGATAAGTCCTCAGGAATAGACCGGCGCCCGTCTGCAGCTTCCTCTCCCAGTATCAAAACGCCAAACAGGGCCTCTCTTTTGCAGAAGACAGCGTGGCTGCGTCGCACACTCAGCACTGCACGGCACTGAGTCCTGCAGACCAGGATCCCAGCAGGCGAGCGTCAGCCGCCCGCGACAGGCGAACACACCGCTCCCACGCCCAGGGAGGAAAGCGATGCGAGGCCTCGAGGACAAAAATAAAAAGCGGCCAGTAAAACCGGGACACACCGGCAGAGGCAGGCGCTAGGCGCGATGCAGAGGAATCCTGGGAGCCCGTGCTCCTGCAGAACCCGTTTATACCGCTTTGTCTGCTCCATCTGCCAGTCTTTCTTTTATTGCCTCATAGGCGCCTAGGACCACAAGTAAGTGTGCATATTAAATGCACGGTAATGGGAGCCCTGGGTTCCAGCACAGGGGTCTCCGAGCGTTTTCCTAGGAGGAACAACTGTGAACTTCCTTAAGGTTTTATGCTTAGTGAGAGAAAAACGGAGCCCAAGCCACAGACGGGGCGGCTGACACTTCTCACCGCCCTTGCTTGCAGGCCCTGGAGTGCCGGGGAGACAGGGAGCCGCTGGCTCTGCACACGCCCTCCCTCCGGCTGTTGTCCCCGCTGCACCTCACTGGCCGGGGCAGGTGGAGGGCTGGCTGCTGTCCGTGGCTTCGCGTCGTGTCTTTCTCGCGGGGCAGCCCACGGGGCGCTTTGCCCGCGGCGGGGTCTGATGACTGCCCAGGACGCTGCCGCAGTGAGGGTCCGCAGGTGGAGACCAAGGGCCAACGCAGCTGCCATTCCCGCGGCGCCACCACCTGCTAACGCCGGTTTGCTCCAGACGGTGAGGCTTCTTGGTGGACAAGGCTTTCGGGATTCAAGGCCTGAGAGCCTCGGGGAGCCGACACGGTGCTCACCAAGGACCCATGTCGGCTGACCGGGTTAACTGCAGAAGATAATCCAGAGACGCCTCGGCATGTTCTCAACTCATTTCATTTCAAGGACAAAACTGGAAGAAGAGCCACTGTGTATGCACCGTGGCCCCAGTCCGCCGTGAAGCGTCGtggcaggcaggagagggggtTTCAGGGCTGCAACACGAGCTCAGAGCTGGGACAGCGCACTGCCACTGGGCGCTCCATGAATATTtccgagagagagaggaaagggatgCTCGACCTCTAACGCGGTGGCTTTGAAAAGGCATCATGATTTTCTTCTCAAAATGAAGTGTCCCTTTAAATGTCAAACACGACCACCCTCTCCAGTTCCGCCTTATTCCCCTTGGGTGGCCACATGGGTCAGCACAGGTGGACTCGAAGCAACGAGGATGTGTCTTCACCCCACGCCGAGGGATCTCGGGGGAGCGTGGGGCCCCCGGGGTTCTGAACGCCCCCGCCGTCAGCTCTGAGCCCTGGCACTACTGGAGTTCTCGCACTGCACCTGCAGTTCCAACCTCCTTCAAAGCCTGCAGGTCTTCCAGGCGGCCCTAACGAGTGCGCAATAAgatgagatctttttttttttttcttctttttttttctgtaacaaaCCAATACAttcagggcccagggctgctcaGCTTGCTGGAAGCAACTCCAATGGGTCTGAGGCTTCACCGGGGCGGGAGCACGTGGCTGGTTCTGCTGGGCGTGCGCACGTGGCTGGGTTCTGCTGCTGTTCCCGGGAAAGGCGACAGGAGCTTTCAACACAGGGTGCTCGGGAGATGCAGGGCCTGCCATTCCGACCACTGCGCCACTGGGGCAGCTCTAGAAACTTCCGAGAACGGGGTCAGACTTCAGACTCTGCAGGGTTCCGCCTCACTGGCCCTCGGCCCCCAGCTCAGCACAGGGAcccccctcttcctgcccagtCCAGCCCGGCCTGGACCACTCCTTCCCCTAAGGTTCTTTCCTTCTGCCGCCACCTCAACGCCAGGTCACAGCTTCCTCTCCCACCCTGGCTTTGGGGAAGAAAGAGGCCGCCGACAAATAGTGGCTTCGCTGCCTCTCCTGGTGCCTCTGAGATGCAGACCCTGTGTTGGCTCGGGGACAGCACCATCCACCCGTGGGAGCTGCTGTCCTGATCCGGCCTGTTAGGACCTGGCTGACGGTCCCTGGGCTTGCATTCCTCGGAGCTCACCACACACCATGACTGCCCTGAGCATCTCAGTCTTACCCCGGCACACGGCTTCTGGACAGGGACTGCTTCCTTCCCACTCCGGAGCCCAGGCCACCAAGCCTTAAAGGTAAAGTGCCGCGCCCACGGGGGCGCAGCTCACACCAGGCAGCGCCAGGACACAGAGCAGCGCGTGCTGGCTTCCAAGCTCGCAGGTGGAGGCCAGGCTCAGGCCTcgccccctgcccacccagccacccagccacccagccaccTTCCCTCCACCAAGCTCTGCCTCCCTAGGCATCCCCTCCCGGCCCCACCCAGGaagcagccccaggagccccgcATCCCGTGGTCCCTTGGTCATCTGCCATGTGCCCGCCCCCCACAGGCCTAGCTCCTTTCCAACCGCGGGAACAGGGGGAGAACCAGCATGTACCCGGCGAGGAACCCGGCGGGCGGGGTTCTCATGCGGCACGGTCACGGTTCGGTTCTTCGGCTGTGGCAGCCCAGAACCCGACTGTCCCTCCACGGTGTCGCCGGCTTCTAACCGTGGGCCCCTCGCTGGGGCACGCCGCACTTTCTGGACAACGCAAAGTGGACGGAGACGCAGGGCACCAAGTGGCCACCAGACGGCCTTGCCAGGCGCCTAGGCGCGTTCCAGGGACCAGAACCACGCGGTGACCGCTGTTGCGTTCGCCCCCGGCTTCCACGCAGCGTCCTGCGCGGGGCCCGAGGCCCCACGAGACAAGGCCACCGCACTCTCCCGCTCCGTGCGCCTCACGCAACTTTCCCCGCAACGTGTCGCAACACCCCGGCTTCAAAGTTTCAGGAACGTTCTCCGAGAGCCGCCCTGGGCGGGGGCGGCGCCGCCGTGCAGGTGCAGCCGGGgttgagggggtgggggggtgcagcCTCTTCTGCCCGCGGCCGTCTCGCGAGGGGCAGGGCCGGCGCCCAGGCCGGGCTGTGCTGCCCGGAGCCCCGCGCGCGCACAGCCCCGGGCCCGCGGGgcctccctgcacccgcatctCTTGGTTTTTGTGTGCGCTCGTGTTCCTTTCCGGGCCCGTCCTTCGCCGAGAAGCGGCGCCCCCCGGCCCAGCCGCGGTCCCCGGCACACAAAGCGGCGGCGCGCGGGGCCTTTGTCGGGCGGACCCCAGATGGTGCCCAGCACGGGGCCgcgcgggcggggggcggcggcggcgggcggggcggcgcgggcgCGGCGGCCAATCGGCGCGCGGCCCATCAGCTGACCGCCGTGCCTACCCCAGGTGCACGCCGGCTGCGGGCGCACAAAGCGGGGAGCAGCCGGGGCGCCGGAGCGAGCCGGGAGCAGGCGAGGCCCGCGCGCCCGCGGCTGCAGCGCCCGCCGGGCGGCACGGGGGCCGGCGGCGTCCCTCGGCGCCCGGGGCGCCGTCCCCGGGACCCGGCCGCGCGCCGCGCAGCCCTCGGAGCCGCACTTGCAGACCCTGCCCGCCTCTGCCCCGGCCCCTGGAGAGCCGGACCGAGCCCGGCCCCGCGCGGCAGCTGCTGCTCGCTCCGCCGCCTGTCCCCGAGCCTCGGGGCTGCGCCTGGTTCCCCCCAAGGAGCCCGTGCGCGCCGCTCCGCGGGTCCTGCGGCCGCCGGTGCCGCCGCCCCCGCTGGCCGGGCCTCGGGTAAGTGCGCGGCCGGCGTGGAGGAGCctccggtgtgcgggcgccgcggGGCACGGTGGCGGGCCTCGGGGGAGCGAGGGGGCGCGGCTCGCGGGGTCGGGGGAGGCGGAGGGCGTCGGGATCGGGAATCtggtgcccccccgccccccaaaatTCACGGGGTGCGGGGAGGTCACGGGGAGGGAGGACACGGACACGGGCACAAAGCCGGGCCGGGAGCCGGGCCGCGAGCCGGGGAAGGGCCGGCGCGACTGCGGGGGAGCCTTGGGCGGCGTGGGGGCCGCGGCCAAGCGGGGTCCCGGGCGGAATTCTCCCGCGCGGAGTGCGCCGAGAGCCGCGCCCGAGGGAGCCTCCCCTCCGGTgcggggcgggcgcggcgggCACGGGGGTCCCGGCCCGCCCGGGCCCGGGTCTGAAGCGAGGAAAGTTTGCCAGCGAGGGGCCTTTGTGCGGCGTGGGGAGGGCGTGGGCCGCCGCTGACCTGGCGCGTCCGTGGCCCCTGCCAGCGCCGAGAACCGCCGTGGACGCCTGAATGAATGACCGCCCGCGGTGTCCGCGGTCTGAGGTCGGACCGTCCCTCATCCTGTCCCGCCGCGAGCGGTCCCGGACCCGGCTAATGCAGGGGGGGACCAGGGGTCTGGAGAGCGTGTGCGCCCAGCACCTTCGGGACCACAGCGTGTTGTCTGGTTTGTGCAGTGTGCCCCTGGGCCACCGGAGCCCGGTAGCTGACAGCTCCCGAGCTGCCCAGGACTGCGTGTTTCACTGCCACGGCCAGAGGAGGGGGCGTGGGGCAGGTTCAGGAAGGCGCCTCCGAGGGTCCGTCCTGCCGGGCAGCAGTGGGGTGGCGGTCCCGGGAGTCCCTGATTTGCATGCAAATGTGAGCGGATCCTGGCAGCTGTCTGGCCCCATCCATTCACGGGCGGAATCTGAAGACAAGGAGTCCTCAGTTAACAATAGACCTTAAGAAAAAGGCATAAAGGCGCAGTGTGAGTTTTTCTGTTGGGGAATTCCGTAGCAGGCTGGCACCTTTATTCTGGGGCCAGATCCTTGGAGCAGCTTTGTGCCGGGGGCTCTTGGGGCTGCTTGCTCTTTACctggctgcctgtgcctgtgcCAACCTGCAGGGGGGCACCCCCGGccgggagccaagtgcttccatGAGGCACACAGCCCCTCATTCTGCCTGGGGTACCTGGGAGCGACTTCTGAGTTGACTTTTCAACTTTGGgcgcttttctttttctttgaatgaTTCTCCCTCATGCCCTGACCCTTGCTGCCAATGGTCGGAATGGAAGAGGCCACCGACCCGCGTAGAAGACCTCACTGGAGGTTCAGTGTGCAGGGGGGGTCATGTGACTTCTCCAGGCACTGGTGGTGATAGAGCCCCGCTGTCCCCAGCACTGGGAGTGAATCGGGGGTCACCGTGCAGAGCAGTCCCCAGAGCCAGGACCTTGTGGCCCTGTCTAACCTTAGCTGAAGCTCTGTTGACTGAAGGCGGGCAGAGTGGGCCACACAGGGGGCCGCGGCTACACCCCTGAGTGGCCAGCGCCAGGGGCTCCTTTTGTCTCAAACCCCTTAGAGGGCCAAAGGATCCCATTCACTGAGCAGGACATTAGAATACACCCCTTCCCACCCCCCCAAAGAAGCCGACATTGTTTTGGGAGGTTCACTGTTTGGGAGTGGGCGGGCAACAGATGTTAGCCTGCTATTTTACATGTGTCCTTAAGTTATCTTCGCTGGTTCAGTGCCTTTGACACATAAGGCAGTATTTTTCCCAGGAGGAGAAAAATGAATTGAATGAAATTTAAGAAGCAAATGTGACGGCCAAGTTCGCACTGTCTGTCCTAGGGCTCTGTGGAAGTCAGGAATAGCAGGTCACTGTCGCACACTGGAATTCTGCCGTCCTGATGGACCTAAGGACAGTAAGGAAATCAGCTGGACATTTCGGAACTAGATTTTAAACTGCGTGGCTGCAAAGCTAAGGCCCGGGGACTTCCTAGGGGCCTGTGGGGAGcttgggccagggctgagctctgGATGGGGTGTGAAATTCTGAAAATGCACGGGAACCTCACCCTGTGACCCTGCTGGTGGGGGAGCACACCAGGTGTGAGAAAAatccccctgcctcccagagctcCCCAAGCCAGCTGACTACACATAACGGGAAGGGGAGGGTGGGCCTCTTTGGCCACCATAAATAAACCACGCACCATAAATAaaacatgtcaaaaaaaaaaaaaaaacaaatcacagGACGTGGGTGTCAATTTTACTACATTTCACAAAGCcttcttaaaagttatttttaagctAAAGAATAATTGTCCTCTGGATGATTCATTTGGGCACTAATATAAAGTTGCTCAAATactgcatttaatttttaaaaattatgctgaacATCTATTTTGGGTCAAGTCAATCTGAAGATAAAGCAGATTccattttaaatcatattttggtTTCTAGGAACAATGGGAATATCTTAACTCATGAATAGAGCTGtgattaatattttattcaagatgaaattataattatatagatGAAGTCAGAAAAGCATGTATTCTCTGCTGTTTTGGCTCGAAGCACAGAACAGAGACAAAAGTTAAGCTTAACTGTAAGTTAAGTTAACTGTAAAATTCAGTATGTTACTACCAACAGAACCATCAATATAGAAGTCTTTTAAATGAAGTTGGTTTATAAGTTTTGTTAACATGTTACCATTAAATTTTCTTATTCTAGCACAGAGTCCATGACAAAGTGTACCACCAACTCAGAAACGGACAAGTGCACCAGCTGTGACTTACGATAGCCTGTGATAAAGCAGTATATATTTCCAGACTTTGTGGTCACCTTGTAGAATCGTAATGCATTTTATCCAGTGAGACATATGCCAAGTTATGTTAcacactgctttaaaaaaatccacactgTGCAGACTGAGTATCTACTTTTGACTTGGTGCCATTCTCCGCTAGTCGTCCGTCATACAGCAGGTGGGCAGGGATTATCCTGCCATGGCGAGCTGGTGCTGGCTCTGTCTTAACCCTGCCACGCCGCGGCTTCCTCCTTTGTCGTGTGACActgggtggctggggccagaggactaactgccatctgcagtgagCTGTGGAAGCAGCACGGAGGCCCTGCAGCTTCCTGACCAGGAGGCAGCCCGTGTgcccaggcaggggagccaagtgcctgcccccacGGGTGGGAACACTGCCCAGCCCCGGTCCTCGGAGCTCCCGGCAGCCTCCAGGGGTGCTGGCGCGTCTGCTGAGGATGCTCAGTTTTGAAAGCTGTGCAGTGAAAACGGCTCCTGGAGTAGCTCACGCTCTTTGTAGCTGAGACGCTGCGATGCGATCGGAAAGCCCCCAGTGACGATCAGTGGCCTGTGATTTTCCTGGCGCTGGCCAAACTAGCCGCCATCTATTATATCGCTGGCAGCTGTGCGCACTCCACAGCTGGCCCCTCATTTGTGTATGAAATGCACACACTGGTGGCATTTTTTGGTTACCATGGTTACGTTAACACTATACGTGGGGCGCGACATTCTTCTACGGGAAAGGTTTTTGTAGCTGGTATTTGGCAGACCTGCCGTGAAGGACAACCACTGAAAGTTTGGGAAGCACACGGGTCGTCTGCCGTGGTGCTGGGCGCCATTGTTAGGGTCCTGGGAGGTGAGCCATCCTAGGGGCGTGTGGCGTCCAGACGTGGCCATCCCTGGCTTTGCTGTGTCCCTCAGTGCCTGtccactgctctgctttcaacATCTTCGCCCTTTTGGCTGATGACTGTGCTTTGTGAGGTAATGCATCAGCACAGTCGTTTTCCGTTCACGAGGGGTGAGTGGACAGCACGGCGCTGAGCATGTATCTCCGCAGACCTGCGAGCAGAGACTGCCGGTCTGCACGGTGATGCCGTGAGCAGAGAGCGCCTCCTCATTTAGGAAAACGAGAAGAGCTtggcagagagggaaaggtggCTTAATTGGCTTCATGCCTGTAATTCCCCCTCTAGAAAAAAAGGGTGAGTGTGGCAATAAAGAATATCATCAACCTGCATTGTTGGTTCACAATAGTAATAAGTCTTAATTTGCATCCATAATAACAGTGCAGTCGAGTGCGGCACTGGGTcaggaggggcaggctgggctccCAGTTCTGACGCTCACGACTGCACGTGTGACCTTCTAGATGTCCTGTCGCCGCTTCGGGCCATCAGGACCCTCGGGGTTGTGTGGAAAAGGCCCTGGCAGCGCTGGAGAGCTCTGTAGCATCTCCACTGTGCAGAAGGCGGCTCCTGCCCAGGTGGGGTGACGCCAGGCACAGCCCCCAGCTTCTCTGCCAGGTCACCCTCCTGGCCCCTCGTCCCCAGCCAAGAGGTTTTCTCCTCCTTGGAAAACTTTCTCCTCCTCCCATGGACGCTTCCCCACTGCCCCGTCTGGGCCCTTTGGAGATCATTTCACCGAGGGAGCAGGAGGCTGTTTGTGACCTCTGAGTGCTGTGCACCCCGTAAGCATGCATTCGGCACCAGCTGCATGCCAGGTAGCACAGGAGGCACTCGCTTGATTTTTCTGCAGTTTCCACATTCAAGCCATCCCAAGTATGTTGTCCTCCTCAATCCATACACTTGGCTTTTCCACAGACACTGAGTGCCCAGAGCAAAGCACTGTGCCCTTCGTCCAGGTGCCCTTCCCCTCCTGGGGACATCGGGAGGGTTTGTTTTGATCAGCTGTCACAGCTAGGGGTGGTatgctgctggctgcagtgggtgGAAGCCAGGGGTGATGCTAACGTCTCTGAAATACACAGAACAGTTCCCCACGACAAAGAATGTTCTGGTCCACACGTCCGAAATGCTGAGGAGGGGAAGCCTGTTCCTGTGAGCACTGTCTTGCCCTCAGCGAACTTCATTTTGGAAGCAGTTCCAGAAAGGGGAGCGGCAGGCAGCACCCCTGCAGAAGCCCCCAGGGAGCAGCCTTGATGCGGACCGTGGCCGTCAGCAGAGGCTTCGAGAATCACGCTGGCGAATTCACGGGACAAGTGTCCACTGGGAGCTGCTTTTCTGTCTGGTCTCAGCGAGTCTACAGTTGCTTGAGCAAGGGTAGACACTGACTCTGGGCAGAACTGCAAACAGGGTGGAGTTGTTACTTCCTTGTAGGGCTCCCACAAACAGGGAAGAGACTGGCTACAGAGCTCAGGGCAGTAGGAGCCCACGTGGGTTAAAGACAAAGACTAATGTATGGCGCCTTCGACCTTCAACAGAAGGATCCCTAGATAGGTCTCTGCTTTGACCTGCGGCACCGGAGATACCAGCGATTGCCATTTCTTCCCTTTTCCCCAGTAACTAAGGGACTCAGGCCAGGGAGGGCTTTGTTGTGTCCCTGGACGAATTACTGAGTCGTGTAATAACCCTCAGATGTGTCCTTGTACCAGCACAAGCAGGAGTGGTGAGAGATCAGAATCCAGTGAAAGACCAGAGCTGGGGTAAGACCCGGGCACCCTGCCTGGTTCCCCCATCCAGACCATgagggcagggcagagcaggtAACGAGGTGACAGTGACTCAGCATTCTAGCTCAGAGAAAGAACAAGGGAGAcatgagtgactgggcactctcggATTCTGTCCAGTCCATTCTTGTGGATGCCCTACCCCAATAAACTTGGCTACTTCGCTtacttctgcaaaaaaaaaaaaaaaaacaaaaaacaaaaagaaaacaaaggcacCATGCAGGGACACTCGAGCTGGCACTCCCACACACCTGAGGACTagaaaggcctctctctcatGTCTTATGCTGCCTGTAGCAGCTTTCAAAACTACCTGACAAGCTTAGAAAAAAAGGTTCACTGGAGAGTGAGGGTTGGTGTACAAAATGAGATGCGGAATGAGAAAGGCCAGAACCCACGGAAGGAGCGGAGGGCCTCCTGGAGCAGATGCACTGCCGCGCTCTGCTTTGATTTTGCCTGCTGCTCTGGCAGGAGCATCTCCACTTTGCTGCAGGGGATGCTGACCAGTGTGGAGCACGCATGGGCACGcgtgcgcacacgcacacacacgagGACAGATGGCATGTGGAGTTTATGTTTGCGTGTTTAACAAGATTTGCACGGTGAAGTGTGTTTTGGAGACGGCCTCTCTCAAGGTCTCGGGGGTGGCCGGCTTCTCTGGGATGGTGCCAGGTGTCTTGTGAGAAGCCGGACTGAGCAGCTGCATGGTGCCTGTGGTTTCCAAGATAACGCACACGAGCTTCCCGGCGCTGGGCCACATCCCGAGGGCTTCCGGGACACTGCTGGAGTCTGTTAACCACAGAACCACTGAGGGTGGAAGGGTAGCAAGTCGCAGATTGCCAGGCCAGGGCTCTGTGCAGGGAGGCCTGGGCATGccactcacccctccccagggaccaggTGGCTTTGCTGTGTTCCTCAGGGACACAGCCAGCCCTCTCACCTAtcagaggctctcagctgctttcccaggaggctCAGGGAAAAACATGAGTTGGTTCTATGCCACCTGAAAGAAAACCACAGAACCGggtccagcaccatggcacactaggttaagccactgccagcaatgccaccataccatgtgggcaccagttcgaggtccagctgctacacttctgatccagcgccctgctgatggcctgggaaagcagtggaaggtggtccaagtgtttgggcccctgaatccacatgagagacccagaagaagctcctggcccagtcttagtcattgtggccttctggggagtgaaccagcagatgcaagatctctctctctctctccctctctctctcacgcgtgcgctctctctccctccccctctctctccctttctgcaattctggctttcaaataaataaatctttttaaaaaataagaaaagcacaGGAACATGGGCAAAGGTTGCTGGGAGGTGTTTCTCTGTGCTCGTAGGGTTGTCCAGTTAAGCTGGAccgggaagaagcttccagagccaTTCCTACTGGGATCGAGTACTAGAGGGAGAGATTAGCTCCATGCACACTGGGTGCTTTTGTGATCAGGAAGAGAATGTAACTCTGGGCTCCCGCATGGCATCCCCAGAGCTGCCCATTGTCCTAACCCGGCAGAGTGGTAAGGGTAGAAGCAGAAGGTGCAGCGACGTCCTTGTGCTCCCCAGGTGCCTTGGATGCCCTGACTCTGTCCTGGCAGTGACTCCGTAATGTCCACACATGAGAGAGAAACCGAGGCAGCGAGCCGTGAAGCAGCTCCCCACGGTCCCATGGCGAGTGTGCACTTGCACATTTGTGCAGCAAATGCAGGAACGCCTGTCTTCTGGTCGGAGGGGGAGACCGGCTTTGTGCAGGGCACTGCCAAGGACTGTGGACTGGAGATGGGGAGAGCCGAGAAGCGTCAGGCGGGACTGCGAGCCCGGGCTGCTCACACACAtgctgtgtctcctcctcttcACTGCACTTTAAACCAAAGGATGGGACTGGATTCCTCTGTACGATATT
It includes:
- the LOC133766706 gene encoding collagen alpha-1(I) chain-like, encoding MAPSTTADDPCASQTFSGCPSRQIPPVNGWGQTAARIRSHLHANQGLPGPPPHCCPAGRTLGGAFLNLPHAPSSGRGSETRSPGQLGSCQLPGSGGPGAHCTNQTTRCGPEGAGRTRSPDPWSPPALAGRPRRFSALAGATDAPGQRRPTPSPRRTKAPRWQTFLASDPGPGGPGPPCPPRPPRTGGEAPSGAALGALRAGEFRPGPRLAAAPTPPKAPPQSRRPFPGSRPGSRPGFVPVSVSSLPVTSPHPVNFGGRGGTRFPIPTPSASPDPASRAPSLPRGPPPCPAAPAHRRLLHAGRALTRGPASGGGGTGGRRTRGAARTGSLGGTRRSPEARGQAAERAAAAARGRARSGSPGAGAEAGRVCKCGSEGCAARGRVPGTAPRAPRDAAGPRAARRALQPRARGPRLLPARSGAPAAPRFVRPQPACTWGRHGGQLMGRAPIGRRARAAPPAAAAPRPRGPVLGTIWGPPDKGPARRRFVCRGPRLGRGAPLLGEGRARKGTRAHTKTKRCGCREAPRARGCARAGLRAAQPGLGAGPAPRETAAGRRGCTPPPPQPRLHLHGGAAPAQGGSRRTFLKL